Proteins co-encoded in one Acinetobacter lwoffii genomic window:
- a CDS encoding O-methyltransferase, with product MQNSDEFERFMQELYEKFHRHDLKQADRRHRYRNIEPESGRFLSMLIRTQQSKSILEIGTSTGYSTLWLAEAARQTQAMITTLEVDAERVTQAKQYATEIDFADLINFKVIDAQVYLEAEQELFDFILLDAERDAYVSYWPHLSRLLKAKGGLLVVDNVISHAAEVEEFIALIQQDPRFIMSIVLIGAGLLMVGLR from the coding sequence ATGCAAAACTCAGATGAATTTGAAAGATTCATGCAGGAATTATATGAAAAGTTTCATAGGCATGATCTTAAGCAGGCAGATCGCCGGCACCGATATCGCAATATAGAACCAGAATCCGGTCGATTTTTATCTATGCTGATTCGTACGCAACAATCGAAAAGTATTCTGGAAATTGGGACTTCTACTGGTTATTCCACTTTATGGCTGGCAGAAGCGGCTCGGCAGACTCAAGCCATGATTACAACACTTGAAGTTGATGCAGAACGGGTTACTCAGGCAAAGCAATATGCGACAGAAATAGATTTTGCAGATTTAATCAATTTTAAAGTAATTGATGCACAAGTTTATCTGGAGGCAGAACAGGAATTATTTGATTTTATCCTGTTAGATGCTGAACGAGATGCTTATGTCAGTTACTGGCCACATTTGAGTCGATTACTTAAAGCAAAGGGCGGGTTACTGGTAGTTGATAATGTCATTTCACATGCAGCAGAAGTCGAAGAGTTTATTGCCTTAATTCAGCAAGACCCACGTTTTATCATGAGTATTGTACTCATAGGCGCAGGTTTGCTGATGGTGGGATTGCGTTAA
- a CDS encoding FxsA family protein: protein MKLFLIILAGLILEVFVWIGVGDLVGSMWYVFFWFVAAFFIGMNLIRKYSAGVMPQMQQMQMGQMSADPALTGNLPKILAGFFLLIPGLITDVLAVLMLIPAVQQVFKAAIMKAMMKRQQLMMEKMMGGMMGDMGGAQGQNPFAEMMRQMQDMQNQQSGRGDSNIIDGEAREVRPEAKKIEMKDINPK from the coding sequence ATGAAATTATTTCTTATTATCCTTGCAGGCTTAATCCTAGAAGTATTTGTCTGGATTGGCGTGGGTGACCTCGTCGGGAGCATGTGGTACGTATTTTTCTGGTTTGTGGCCGCATTTTTTATTGGTATGAATCTGATCCGTAAATACTCGGCCGGTGTAATGCCACAAATGCAGCAAATGCAGATGGGACAGATGAGTGCAGATCCTGCATTAACAGGAAATTTACCTAAAATTCTGGCAGGTTTCTTTCTGCTTATTCCTGGATTGATTACCGACGTATTGGCAGTATTGATGCTCATTCCAGCGGTTCAGCAGGTTTTTAAGGCTGCTATAATGAAAGCGATGATGAAACGTCAGCAACTCATGATGGAAAAAATGATGGGTGGCATGATGGGCGATATGGGTGGTGCACAAGGCCAGAACCCATTTGCCGAGATGATGCGTCAAATGCAGGATATGCAAAATCAGCAATCAGGTCGCGGTGATTCCAACATTATTGATGGTGAAGCACGTGAAGTGAGACCTGAGGCGAAAAAAATTGAAATGAAAGATATCAATCCAAAATAA
- a CDS encoding KTSC domain-containing protein, with product MQKLLTVISWKYNPSSRHLKIVYSNGHTELYHPVPEFIYDNLLRRQDKAAFVEKYLEYNLHFNKICMD from the coding sequence ATGCAAAAACTGCTTACCGTGATTTCTTGGAAATACAATCCCTCAAGCCGCCACCTGAAAATTGTATACAGTAATGGTCATACCGAGCTGTATCATCCCGTACCTGAATTTATTTATGACAACCTGCTAAGACGCCAAGACAAAGCCGCATTCGTGGAAAAGTATCTCGAATATAATTTACATTTTAATAAAATTTGCATGGATTAG
- the ahpF gene encoding alkyl hydroperoxide reductase subunit F, which yields MLDQNTSAQLKTLLERLEGPIELVATLDGSDKSAKIQELVSEVAALSDLVTARFDGTNARAPSFGIAKAGEEPRVFFAGLPMGHEFTSLILALLQTSGYAPKVSDEVLANIKSLGVQSNFDVFVSLSCHNCPDVVQALNLIAIYNPGTTATMIDGAFFQEEVEERKIMAVPMVFQDNQHIGQGRMTLEEIIAKLDSNAATKDAEKLNAKDAFDVLVIGGGPAGNTSAIYAARKGIKTGIVAERMGGQVMDTMDIENFTSVQKTQGPKFAAEMEAHVREYGVDIMNLQRVSDIKGADETANGLVEVTLENGAKLESKTVILSTGAHWREMNVPGEQEYKTRGVAYCPHCDGPLFKGKRVAVIGGGNSGVEAAIDLAGIVEHVTLVEFDTKLRADQVLQDKLNSLPNTTVIKNALSTEVLGDGSQVTGLKYKDRATDEEHTVELAGIFVQIGLLPNTDFLKETAVELTNRGEIVINDRNETNVKGVFAAGDCTTVPYKQIIIATGEGAKASLSAFDYIIRSGQ from the coding sequence ATGTTAGATCAAAATACTTCAGCCCAACTTAAAACCTTATTAGAACGCCTAGAAGGCCCGATTGAACTGGTGGCGACTTTGGATGGCTCTGACAAATCAGCCAAAATCCAGGAACTGGTGTCCGAAGTGGCTGCACTGTCTGACCTGGTGACTGCACGCTTTGACGGGACCAATGCACGTGCGCCAAGTTTCGGGATTGCAAAAGCTGGTGAGGAACCACGTGTATTCTTTGCAGGCTTGCCAATGGGCCATGAGTTCACCTCACTGATCCTGGCATTGTTGCAAACCTCAGGTTATGCACCGAAAGTCTCTGATGAAGTTCTGGCGAATATCAAGAGTCTGGGTGTTCAATCTAATTTCGATGTATTTGTATCCTTAAGCTGCCATAACTGTCCGGATGTGGTTCAGGCACTTAACCTGATCGCCATCTATAACCCAGGCACTACAGCGACCATGATTGATGGGGCTTTCTTCCAGGAAGAAGTAGAAGAACGCAAAATCATGGCGGTTCCGATGGTGTTCCAGGACAACCAGCATATAGGTCAGGGTCGTATGACGCTGGAAGAAATCATTGCCAAGTTGGACAGCAATGCCGCTACCAAAGATGCGGAAAAGCTGAATGCCAAAGATGCCTTTGATGTCCTGGTGATCGGTGGTGGTCCTGCAGGGAATACTTCTGCGATCTATGCAGCACGTAAAGGCATTAAAACCGGGATCGTGGCTGAACGCATGGGCGGTCAGGTCATGGATACCATGGACATTGAAAACTTCACGTCAGTACAAAAAACCCAAGGTCCTAAATTTGCAGCGGAAATGGAAGCCCACGTGCGTGAATACGGGGTCGACATCATGAACCTGCAACGCGTGTCTGATATCAAAGGGGCAGACGAAACGGCCAATGGTCTGGTGGAAGTGACTTTAGAGAATGGTGCCAAACTGGAATCTAAAACCGTGATTCTGTCGACCGGCGCACACTGGAGAGAGATGAACGTTCCAGGTGAGCAGGAATACAAAACTCGTGGTGTGGCCTACTGTCCGCACTGTGATGGCCCACTGTTTAAGGGTAAACGTGTCGCCGTGATTGGCGGTGGTAACTCGGGGGTGGAAGCTGCGATCGACCTGGCAGGGATTGTAGAGCATGTAACTTTGGTGGAATTTGATACCAAATTGCGTGCGGATCAGGTGCTGCAAGACAAACTGAACAGCTTGCCGAACACCACCGTGATCAAGAATGCCTTGTCGACTGAAGTGCTGGGTGACGGTTCACAGGTGACGGGTCTGAAATACAAAGACCGTGCCACAGATGAAGAGCATACAGTAGAACTTGCAGGGATCTTCGTGCAGATCGGTTTGTTGCCAAATACGGACTTCCTGAAAGAAACGGCTGTTGAATTAACTAACCGTGGCGAGATTGTGATTAACGACCGCAACGAAACCAATGTCAAAGGTGTATTTGCAGCAGGTGACTGTACCACAGTGCCTTACAAGCAGATCATCATTGCGACCGGTGAAGGTGCCAAGGCATCACTGTCTGCTTTTGATTACATCATCCGTTCTGGGCAGTAA
- the ahpC gene encoding alkyl hydroperoxide reductase subunit C yields the protein MSLINTEVKPFKATAFQNGKFIEVTEADLKGKWSVVFFYPADFTFVCPTELGDLADNYAEFQKLGVEIYSVSTDTHFTHKAWHDSSEEIKKIQYVMVGDANWTLAKNFDVLIEADGLADRGTFVIDPEGKIQIVEINAGGIGRDAQELLRKVKAAQYVHAHPGEVCPAKWKEGDATLAPSIDLVGKI from the coding sequence ATGAGCTTAATTAATACTGAAGTTAAACCATTTAAAGCAACTGCATTCCAAAACGGCAAATTCATTGAAGTTACTGAAGCTGACCTGAAAGGCAAATGGTCTGTTGTATTCTTCTACCCAGCTGACTTCACTTTCGTTTGCCCGACTGAACTTGGTGACCTTGCTGACAACTACGCTGAATTCCAAAAACTAGGCGTTGAAATCTACTCAGTTTCTACTGACACGCATTTCACTCACAAAGCTTGGCACGATTCTTCAGAAGAAATCAAAAAAATCCAGTATGTAATGGTTGGTGATGCAAACTGGACACTTGCTAAAAACTTTGACGTATTAATCGAAGCTGATGGCCTTGCTGATCGTGGTACTTTCGTGATCGATCCAGAAGGTAAAATCCAAATCGTTGAAATCAACGCTGGTGGTATCGGCCGTGATGCTCAAGAACTTCTTCGTAAAGTTAAAGCAGCTCAGTACGTACATGCTCACCCAGGCGAAGTTTGCCCAGCTAAATGGAAAGAAGGCGATGCAACTCTTGCTCCTTCAATCGACCTAGTAGGTAAAATCTAA
- a CDS encoding acylphosphatase, translating into MPVIKLNISGQVQGVGYRYWFAEQAQALGLKGYVKNLSTGEVEAVIAGTDSQLQEMITRSWKGPARAIVQAVIQEYLESELDAQDFIILR; encoded by the coding sequence GTGCCAGTCATCAAACTGAATATTTCAGGCCAAGTTCAAGGAGTCGGATACCGTTACTGGTTTGCCGAGCAGGCTCAGGCGCTTGGACTGAAAGGATATGTGAAGAACTTGAGCACAGGTGAGGTGGAGGCCGTTATTGCTGGAACAGACTCCCAACTTCAGGAAATGATTACACGAAGTTGGAAAGGGCCTGCTCGTGCAATCGTACAAGCGGTTATTCAAGAGTATCTGGAATCTGAGCTAGATGCTCAAGACTTTATAATATTGCGTTAA
- a CDS encoding NAD(P)H-hydrate dehydratase, whose product MQQQVYHSRDLQAWEQRWFQQQNSSYGLMQQVAWGISQRLITLFSQQKIKKIAVCCGQGNNAGDGYMVAKYLKQAGFQAHIYAAELGNSKDLASAVLEAQRVGVQFYSHFDFQSEYEVYIDALFGIGLNRQLASDWQNVIHGINRQNGLKISIDIPSGLDANTGQPLPVAIKADYTFTGLGLKAGLFTGQGKEYAGKIELISAIPTDTELQPIAQLASHQIQLPKREAFGHKGSYGHVLVIGGHADMGGAVIMAAEAAFAAGAGKVTIICDAKHHTAILSRAPNIMLRDINLLTQEQRQALIQQVDAVCFGMGLGRDPWAKAQYEIWFELIQQSDLEVVLDADALWFLAKQPQVLNSQTYATPHPGEAATLLACSTAEVEMDRIAAIHALQQKYQGQWVLKGSGSLILEEKLYICDAGNAGMGTGGMGDVLAGMIASLKAQFAQKIYLHEIVTLHALAGDELAKNGERGLQAQDMKHAIYQVVNR is encoded by the coding sequence ATGCAGCAACAAGTTTACCATAGCCGCGATCTACAAGCATGGGAGCAGCGCTGGTTTCAGCAGCAAAATAGTTCCTACGGTTTAATGCAACAAGTTGCCTGGGGGATTAGCCAGCGGCTGATCACTTTATTTTCCCAGCAAAAAATAAAAAAAATCGCGGTCTGTTGTGGTCAGGGTAATAATGCCGGCGATGGTTATATGGTGGCTAAATATTTAAAACAGGCTGGTTTTCAAGCTCATATTTATGCGGCTGAGTTAGGTAATTCTAAAGATTTGGCATCGGCTGTGCTGGAAGCCCAGCGGGTTGGTGTGCAGTTTTATTCGCATTTTGATTTTCAATCCGAATATGAGGTTTATATCGATGCCTTATTCGGAATTGGTCTAAACCGTCAGCTGGCTTCTGACTGGCAAAATGTTATTCACGGCATTAACCGGCAAAATGGGCTCAAAATCTCGATCGATATTCCGAGTGGACTGGATGCCAATACCGGCCAGCCTTTGCCTGTTGCGATCAAAGCTGACTATACTTTCACGGGTTTGGGGCTCAAGGCAGGATTGTTTACTGGACAAGGCAAAGAATATGCGGGCAAGATCGAACTGATTTCTGCTATTCCGACAGATACAGAGCTTCAACCGATTGCCCAGCTTGCCTCACATCAGATTCAATTGCCCAAGCGTGAAGCCTTTGGTCATAAAGGCAGTTATGGTCATGTTCTGGTGATTGGTGGACATGCTGATATGGGCGGTGCAGTGATCATGGCGGCAGAAGCAGCATTTGCTGCAGGAGCAGGTAAAGTGACGATCATCTGTGATGCAAAACATCATACTGCGATTTTGTCACGTGCACCGAATATCATGCTGCGTGATATCAATCTCTTAACTCAGGAGCAACGCCAAGCACTGATTCAGCAGGTCGATGCAGTCTGTTTTGGCATGGGGTTAGGTCGTGATCCTTGGGCAAAAGCGCAATACGAAATCTGGTTTGAACTGATTCAGCAATCTGATCTGGAGGTTGTTTTGGATGCGGATGCCTTATGGTTTCTGGCCAAGCAGCCTCAAGTTTTGAATTCCCAGACTTATGCGACTCCGCATCCTGGGGAAGCAGCCACATTACTGGCATGTAGCACTGCGGAAGTTGAAATGGATCGGATTGCAGCCATTCATGCACTGCAACAAAAATATCAGGGACAGTGGGTGCTAAAAGGTTCAGGCAGTCTGATTCTGGAAGAAAAGCTTTACATCTGTGATGCCGGGAATGCCGGTATGGGCACTGGCGGAATGGGGGATGTGCTGGCCGGCATGATTGCCAGTCTAAAGGCGCAATTTGCGCAAAAAATTTATTTGCATGAAATTGTGACGCTGCATGCACTTGCAGGTGATGAACTGGCCAAAAATGGCGAACGTGGCTTGCAGGCACAGGATATGAAACATGCGATTTATCAGGTCGTGAATCGCTAA
- a CDS encoding LysE family transporter, which translates to MSLLFTICLLHFVAQLSPGPDILLIAKSAASTTRQNALKIIAGISAGIVVWVILTLAGFTVLIDQFPWIQQVLMVLGGVFLAKMGWTMLKGGVHSFKNRHQTDDDTNGQVQAKNYFMLGLWTNLSNPKTLIYFSSVFSLALSSSASDYLKAQLAVIIPLQTFITFALLMLLISQPKIKILYQRSGSYIDMMSGGLFLLFALWLWYDALILMN; encoded by the coding sequence ATGTCTCTGCTTTTTACGATCTGTCTCCTGCATTTTGTTGCTCAACTCAGTCCCGGTCCCGATATTTTGCTCATTGCCAAAAGTGCCGCATCTACCACACGCCAGAATGCCTTGAAAATTATTGCAGGGATCTCTGCCGGTATCGTGGTTTGGGTAATACTGACACTTGCGGGTTTTACCGTGTTAATTGACCAGTTTCCATGGATTCAACAGGTATTGATGGTGCTCGGTGGTGTGTTCCTGGCTAAAATGGGATGGACCATGTTAAAGGGTGGTGTGCATAGCTTTAAAAATAGACATCAGACCGACGACGATACAAATGGACAGGTGCAAGCTAAAAACTATTTTATGTTGGGCTTATGGACCAACCTTTCTAATCCCAAAACACTGATCTATTTTAGTAGCGTATTTTCACTGGCTTTGAGTTCATCTGCTTCCGATTATTTGAAAGCACAGCTGGCAGTGATTATTCCTTTGCAGACCTTTATCACCTTTGCTTTATTGATGCTGTTGATTTCCCAACCAAAAATTAAAATCTTGTACCAGCGTTCGGGGAGTTATATTGATATGATGTCAGGCGGACTATTTCTGCTATTTGCATTGTGGTTATGGTATGACGCACTTATTCTGATGAATTAA
- the ruvC gene encoding crossover junction endodeoxyribonuclease RuvC — MSLIIGIDPGSRLTGYGIIEKDGSKLTFVDAGTIRTETTEMPERLKRIFAGVERIVKFYGPTEAAVEQVFMAQNPDSALKLGQARGAAVAALVNLDLKVAEYTARQIKQSVVGYGAADKEQVQMMVMNILKLSIKPQQDAADALAAAICHAHASGSMSKMAVLNALGGMARGRSRVSSRRR, encoded by the coding sequence ATGTCATTAATTATTGGGATTGACCCCGGTTCTCGTTTAACCGGTTACGGAATTATCGAAAAAGACGGCTCCAAACTGACTTTTGTTGATGCCGGCACCATCAGAACAGAAACGACAGAAATGCCTGAACGTTTAAAACGGATCTTTGCCGGCGTGGAGCGCATTGTAAAATTTTATGGTCCCACTGAAGCTGCGGTAGAACAGGTCTTTATGGCACAAAATCCGGATTCTGCCTTAAAACTCGGTCAGGCCCGTGGTGCTGCTGTTGCGGCACTGGTCAATCTGGATTTGAAAGTCGCTGAATATACTGCGCGCCAGATCAAGCAGTCGGTAGTGGGTTATGGCGCTGCGGATAAAGAACAGGTGCAGATGATGGTAATGAATATTCTAAAACTCAGCATCAAACCGCAGCAGGATGCCGCCGATGCTTTAGCTGCTGCTATTTGTCATGCCCACGCCTCAGGCAGTATGAGTAAAATGGCGGTATTGAATGCGTTGGGTGGTATGGCACGCGGCCGGAGTCGCGTCAGTAGCCGTCGTCGATAA
- a CDS encoding DUF1653 domain-containing protein gives MELQRGIYQHYKGQLYQVFHVATHSETEEKLVVYQCLYGDYSIWVRPLTMFTETITTNDDREVERFKLIQAL, from the coding sequence ATGGAATTACAACGCGGTATTTATCAACATTATAAGGGACAGCTTTATCAGGTGTTTCATGTTGCCACGCACAGTGAAACTGAAGAAAAGCTGGTGGTTTATCAATGTCTCTACGGGGATTATTCAATTTGGGTACGTCCTTTAACGATGTTCACTGAAACCATTACCACTAACGATGATCGTGAAGTGGAGCGTTTTAAATTGATTCAGGCACTTTAA